One region of Rhodocaloribacter litoris genomic DNA includes:
- a CDS encoding PqqD family protein: MSRSETQPVHPGSFEGVRVMPSPQVLAQELNGETVLLHTGRGCYYGLDDVGTRMWRALLAHGTVQRACEALLQEYDVSPDVLRHDLGELVARLKEHDLIQLVE, encoded by the coding sequence ATGAGCAGGTCAGAAACCCAGCCCGTGCATCCGGGTTCATTCGAGGGCGTTCGTGTGATGCCCTCACCGCAGGTCCTGGCGCAGGAGCTCAACGGCGAAACCGTGCTCCTGCACACCGGACGGGGGTGCTACTACGGGCTCGACGACGTGGGCACACGTATGTGGCGCGCCCTGCTGGCGCACGGCACCGTACAGCGCGCCTGCGAAGCCTTGCTGCAGGAATACGACGTCTCTCCCGACGTACTTCGACATGACCTCGGCGAGCTGGTCGCCCGGTTGAAAGAACATGACTTGATTCAGCTCGTCGAATAA